The genome window TCGTTGAACCGTACCAAACGTAACAGGTGGTTATCATGGGGTTGCTTAACGCAATTATGTAAAAGAGAAAAAGTGTAAGGAGAATACAATCACCTTACACTCTCGAATTAATCTTTTCGAATTACTAAATATACGATTAAACCAATGATTGGGAAAAACAATAAAGCCACTAGAACGATTATAGAAAATTCTTTGCTGTTCCCTCTTTGACGTGAATCGCGATACGCCCAGATACTGATCAAAATGTTAATCAAGTTTAGAGCCAATATGAACAGAAAGGGAAGTAAAACACTTATACCACCCATGTCGATCAATGTTACCACCTGCTCTCAAAGATTGTGAAACATGTCAATCATACAACAAATGGATGTATTTGGAAAATGATTCACTGAAACGACATGATCCTATCGGGGTTATCAACTTTTTCTTGATCATTGCCTATAGGAAGATAAACAGTAAAGACAGTACCTTTATCAGTCTGACTCGCTACGCGGATGAATCCGCCGTGGGCTCTTACAAAAAGATGTGCGATGGATAACCCGA of Brevibacillus choshinensis contains these proteins:
- a CDS encoding PLDc N-terminal domain-containing protein; translated protein: MGGISVLLPFLFILALNLINILISIWAYRDSRQRGNSKEFSIIVLVALLFFPIIGLIVYLVIRKD